A region from the Lysobacter sp. BMK333-48F3 genome encodes:
- the prmA gene encoding 50S ribosomal protein L11 methyltransferase: MPFLEITLRCSEAEQPRYEAALDDVGALAVTMLDADADTGNEHAILEPGVGETPLWQSIVLSALFPHDADALVLLAALESFDPDLEWTQVQFRRVEDQDWERAWMDQYEPLQFGRRTWIVPWNQELPEGADAADAAVVRLDPGLAFGSGTHPTTSLCLQWLDRLADDGALGGRRVLDFGCGSGILALAALKLGAAHAVGVDNDPQAILATGDNAERNQVGERIEVYLPQDEPAQRYPVVVANILASALVALADTLAARVEPGGRIALSGILAGQEDEVLARYAQDFEQLRADRLEDWMRVTGVRRR; encoded by the coding sequence ATGCCCTTCCTCGAAATCACCCTGCGCTGCAGCGAAGCCGAACAGCCGCGCTACGAAGCCGCACTGGACGACGTCGGCGCGCTCGCCGTGACCATGCTCGACGCCGATGCCGACACCGGCAACGAACACGCCATCCTCGAACCCGGGGTCGGCGAAACGCCGTTGTGGCAGTCGATCGTGCTCAGCGCGCTGTTCCCGCACGACGCCGATGCGCTGGTGCTGCTGGCGGCGCTGGAGTCCTTCGATCCCGACCTGGAATGGACCCAGGTGCAGTTCCGCCGGGTCGAGGACCAGGACTGGGAACGCGCCTGGATGGACCAGTACGAGCCGCTGCAGTTCGGCCGCCGCACCTGGATCGTGCCCTGGAACCAGGAATTGCCCGAAGGCGCCGACGCCGCCGACGCGGCGGTGGTGCGGCTGGACCCGGGCCTGGCGTTCGGCTCCGGCACCCATCCGACCACTTCGCTGTGCCTGCAGTGGCTGGACCGGCTCGCCGACGACGGCGCACTCGGCGGCCGCCGCGTGCTCGATTTCGGCTGCGGCTCCGGCATCCTCGCCCTGGCCGCGCTCAAGCTCGGCGCCGCGCACGCGGTCGGCGTGGACAACGACCCGCAGGCGATCCTCGCCACCGGCGACAACGCCGAACGCAACCAGGTCGGCGAGCGCATCGAGGTCTACCTGCCGCAGGACGAACCGGCGCAGCGCTACCCGGTGGTGGTCGCCAACATCCTCGCCTCGGCCCTGGTCGCGCTGGCCGACACGCTGGCCGCGCGGGTCGAACCCGGCGGCCGCATCGCCCTGTCCGGCATCCTCGCCGGCCAGGAAGACGAGGTGCTGGCCCGCTACGCGCAGGACTTCGAGCAGTTGCGCGCCGACCGCCTCGAAGACTGGATGCGGGTCACAGGCGTGCGCCGGCGCTGA